A DNA window from Parus major isolate Abel unplaced genomic scaffold, Parus_major1.1 Scaffold351, whole genome shotgun sequence contains the following coding sequences:
- the IL4I1 gene encoding L-amino-acid oxidase — MTGIVLFQILLLAGLLSAKRFPCFPEYCLHDQDYEELLKIVQDGLEPTAHPAHVVVVGAGIGGLTAAKLLQDAGHTVTVLERSGWVGGRIRTYRPEGQDWYVELGPMRLPGKHRLVREFIRQFNLKLNPFIQRDNNTWYFLKGARVRAEEVNRNPDILNYTVKPSERGKSAVQLYREVLNKALKKFQTTDCRKYLAQHDSFSTKEYLIKVGGLSRGAVEMIGDLLNEDSGFYLSFLASLWDFSIFSEESFDEITGGFDQLPRAFHKALPNVIQFNCTVEKIMTKGNKVRVFYRAPDTLAPTIITADYVLVTSSAKATRHIQFLPPLSPAKAHALRSINYASASKIILACSEKFWEKDRIHGGYSITDRPSRFIYYPSHNFSSGVGIILASYTWTNDAEFFLPLTEEKCLDVVLQDLADIHQVSKEYLQYTCDQHVIQKWQLDQHSLGAFAAFTPYQFVDYSQALFTHEGRVHFAGEHTAQPHAWIDTAMKSAIRASSNIHHDSNEALATDRESFGRLVHREEL, encoded by the exons ATGACTGGGATTG tGCTCTTCCAAATCCTCCTGCTTGCGGGTCTCCTGAGTGCCAAGCGGTTCCCATGCTTTCCTGAGTATTGTCTGCATGACCAGGACTACGAGGAGCTGCTGAAGATCGTCCAGGATGGACTGGAGCCCACAGCTCACCCGGCGCACGTGGTCGTGGTGGGCGCGGGGATTGGCGGGCTGACAGCAGCCAAGCTGCTCCAGGACGCTGGGCACACG GTTACCGTTCTGGAAAGGAGCGGCTGGGTCGGGGGGCGCATCCGGACGTACCGCCCTGAGGGACAGGACTGGTACGTGGAGCTGGGACCCATGCGCCTGCCAGGCAAGCACAG GCTTGTCCGTGAATTCATCCGCCAGTTCAACCTGAAGCTGAATCCCTTCATCCAGAGGGACAACAACACCTGGTACTTCCTGAAGGGTGCTCGGGTCAGGGCTGAGGAGGTAAACAGGAACCCTGACATCCTGAATTACACAGTGAAGCCATCAGAGAGGGGCAAGAGTGCCGTCCAACTGTACCGGGAGGTACTGAACAAG GCTTTAAAGAAGTTCCAGACCACTGATTGCAGGAAGTATCTGGCTCAACACGACTCCTTCTCCACCAAG GAATATTTGATCAAAGTGGGGGGCCTGAGCCGAGGAGCTGTTGAGATGATCGGTGACTTGCTGAATGAGGACTCAGGGTTTTATCTGTCCTTCCTCGCCTCACTGTGGGACTTCAGCATCTTCTCTGAAGAGAG cTTTGATGAAATCACTGGAGGGTTTGACCAACTGCCCAGAGCCTTCCACAAGGCGCTGCCCAACGTCATCCAGTTCAACTGCACTGTGGAGAAGATCATGACAAAGGGCAACAAAGTCCGAGTGTTCTACCGTGCTCCGGACACGCTGGCCCCGACCATCATCACTGCAGATTATGTCCTTGTCACCTCCAGTGCCAAAGCTACCAGGCACATCCAGTTCCTGCCACCACTGTCCCCTGCCAAGGCCCATGCCCTGCGCTCCATCAACTATGCAAGTGCCTCCAAAATTATCCTGGCATGCTCTGAGAAGTTCTGGGAGAAGGACAGGATCCACGGAGGGTACTCCATCACCGACCGCCCCTCCCGCTTCATCTACTACCCCAGCCACAACTTCTCCAGTGGGGTGGGCATCATCCTGGCTTCCTACACCTGGACCAATGATGCCGAGTTCTTCCTGCCCCTCACAGAAGAGAAGTGCCTGGATGTGGTGCTCCAAGACCTGGCAGACATCCACCAGGTGAGCAAGGAGTACCTGCAATACACTTGTGACCAGCATGTGATCCAGAAGTGGCAGCTGGACCAACACTCCCTGGGGGCTTTTGCTGCCTTCACCCCGTACCAGTTTGTGGATTACTCGCAGGCCCTGTTCACTCACGAGGGCCGGGTCCACTTTGCCGGGGaacacacagcccagccccacgcCTGGATCGACACTGCCATGAAATCGGCCATCAGGGCCAGCAGCAACATCCACCATGACAGTAATGAAGCCCTGGCAACAGACAGGGAGTCGTTTGGGAGACTTGTGCACAGGGAAGAGCTCTGA
- the LOC107198866 gene encoding zinc finger protein CKR1-like encodes MEPWVLLDPRQKALYLDVMHESYETLMSLAAQGLVSEKAAENRALESGAGLGPHSPHSLEREKPLGSNRRKSKRPGKAVLPSTPKPTVLPKPGCVKPLRGKGPARERPFACVDCGKSFPWASHLERHRRVHTGERPFGCPECGETYSQNSHLLQHRRTHLSDRPHKCGDCGKRFAIAAELAAHGHGHAADKPHKCEDCGKGFVWASHLERHRRVHTGEKPFECPECGEAFSQGSHLAKHRRSHTGERPHRCPACGKTFCQSSDLARHRHTHLGRKALRCGDCGKLFRAGPALARHQRCHRREHLHRCTDCGKGFVWASHLERHRRVHTGERPFPCSSCGERFTQKVHLLQHRKTHSPERPYKCGDCGKRFGEAPPFLVHQRGHAIQKSYTCGDCGKGFAWASHLERHRRVHTGEKPFECPECGEAFSQGSHLTKHRRSHLPKAVGQSPLTRTQLAGDVTGAHSSEDQ; translated from the exons atggaGCCGTGGGTGCTGCTGGATCCGCGGCAGAAGGCTCTGTACCTTGACGTGATGCACGAGAGCTACGAGACCCTCATGTCCCTGG cagctcaggggctgGTGAGTGAAAAAGCAGCGGAGAACAGAGCATTGGAGAGCGGTGCTGGGCTCGGACCGCACTCACCCCACAGTTTGGAGCGGGAGAAGCCCCTCGGCTCCAACAGGCGCAAATCGAAGCGCCCAGGCAAAGCCGTGCTCCCTAGTACTCCGAAACCCACCGTGCTCCCCAAACCTGGCTGTGTCAAACCCCTGCGTGGAAAAGGACCAGCCCGGGAGCGGCCATTTGCCTGTGTCGACTGCGGGAAGAGCTTCCCCTGGGCATCGCACCTGGAGCGTCACCGGCGCGTCCACACGGGCGAGCGGCCCTTTGGCTGCCCTGAGTGCGGTGAGACCTACAGCCAGAACTCCCACCTGCTGCAGCATCGCCGCACCCACCTCAGCGACCGCCCACACAAGTGCGGTGACTGCGGCAAGCGCTTCGCCATCGCGGCCGAGCTGGCGGCCCACGGCCACGGCCATGCTGCTGACAAACCCCACAAGTGCGAGGACTGTGGAAAGGGCTTTGTGTGGGCATCGCACCTGGAGCGGCACCGCCGTGTTCACACCGGCGAGAAGCCCTTTGAGTGCCCCGAGTGCGGCGAGGCTTTCAGCCAGGGCTCGCACCTCGCCAAGCACCGCCGCAGCCACACAGGCGAGCGGCCGCACCGCTGCCCGGCTTGTGGGAAGACCTTCTGCCAGAGCTCCGACCTGGCACGGCACCGTCACACACACCTGGGCAGGAAGGCCCTGCGCTGCGGGGACTGTGGGAAGCTGTTCCGGGCGGGCCCAGCACTGGCGCGGCACCAGCGGTGCCATCGCCGGGAACACTTGCACCGCTGCACCGACTGCGGGAAGGGCTTTGTGTGGGCATCCCACCTGGAGCGGCACCGGCGCGTCCACACAGGAGAGCGgcccttcccctgcagcagctgtggcgAGCGCTTCACCCAGAAGGTTCATCTGCTGCAGCACCGCAAGACCCACTCGCCGGAGAGGCCCTACAAGTGTGGTGACTGCGGCAAGCGCTTTGGGGAAGCCCCCCCGTTCCTGGTGCACCAACGTGGCCATGCCATACAAAAGAGCTACACCTGTGGCGACTGCGGGAAGGGCTTTGCCTGGGCGTCCCACCTGGAGCGGCACCGCCGTGTTCACACCGGCGAGAAGCCCTTTGAGTGCCCCGAGTGCGGCGAGGCTTTCAGCCAGGGCTCGCACCTCACCAAGCACCGCCGTAGCCACCTCCCCAAGGCCGTGGGGCAGTCACCCCTCACCAGAACACAGCTCGCTGGGGACGTGACTGGAGCTCACAGCAGTGAGGACCAGTAA